From the Solibacillus sp. FSL R5-0449 genome, one window contains:
- a CDS encoding LytTR family transcriptional regulator DNA-binding domain-containing protein produces MFESITEFGDILLPAFEVEVQSPSINLYTDVTKINYIIKQLSSTSEIYVHQQETGHYERLTVEETFRFYLNLHNRGDSVESLIREFGLEQLKKVRVEKLTLSERRLLGFLRVYIQQHDVIALIEPFQNLQQDERKVILHLISKLQHSGKKTILLSNNLEHLIHLEGEIFRLDQEGLHPLDVKEEQIEQAATEPVQLKIEKIPTKKNEKIILFNPPEIDYIESVEGEVFVYVAGERYPCTLTLSELEKRLHHFGFFRCHRSYIVNLQKVREIITWTRNSYSLSLQGTNKSEVPLSRTKLTELKEIVGI; encoded by the coding sequence ATGTTTGAATCGATTACCGAATTTGGCGATATACTTTTACCTGCATTTGAAGTAGAAGTACAATCACCGTCAATCAATCTATATACAGATGTGACAAAAATTAATTACATCATCAAACAATTATCATCAACATCAGAAATTTATGTACATCAGCAGGAGACTGGACATTATGAGCGCTTAACTGTAGAAGAAACGTTTCGATTTTATTTGAATTTACATAATCGAGGAGATTCAGTGGAGTCACTCATCCGGGAATTCGGTTTAGAACAACTGAAAAAAGTACGTGTGGAAAAGTTAACATTAAGCGAACGCCGTTTATTAGGATTTTTAAGAGTATACATACAGCAACATGATGTAATAGCTTTGATCGAACCGTTCCAAAATTTACAGCAAGACGAACGTAAAGTCATTTTGCATTTAATTTCAAAATTACAGCATTCGGGAAAGAAAACGATATTACTTTCGAATAACTTAGAGCACTTAATCCATTTAGAAGGGGAAATCTTCAGACTGGATCAAGAAGGGCTACATCCGCTTGATGTGAAAGAAGAGCAAATAGAACAAGCAGCTACAGAACCTGTTCAGCTTAAAATCGAAAAGATCCCTACAAAGAAAAATGAAAAAATCATCTTATTTAATCCGCCGGAAATCGATTATATCGAAAGTGTCGAGGGGGAAGTATTTGTTTATGTTGCCGGAGAAAGATACCCGTGCACACTAACTTTGAGTGAACTTGAAAAGCGGTTACATCATTTCGGATTTTTCCGCTGTCACCGCTCCTATATCGTCAATTTGCAAAAAGTAAGGGAAATAATTACGTGGACTCGCAATAGTTACAGCTTATCTCTTCAAGGTACAAACAAATCGGAAGTGCCATTATCACGCACAAAACTTACGGAGTTAAAAGAAATTGTCGGAATATAG
- a CDS encoding ABC transporter ATP-binding protein, translating to MVNIIEVQNLQMKFGKEEALKNVSFSIKKGEIFGFLGPSGSGKTTTIKILTAQLTQTTGQALVFDKPASEMNNVQQKKKFGILTDNSGLYQRLSIEENLLLYCRLYNLPERAIEEALMFVNLQKDRKKKVNQLSKGMMQRVILARTIMHKPPLLFLDEPTSALDPVNAQHIYNGLRQLNELGTTIFLTTHNMAEAEQLCDRIAFLHKGEIREIDSPAALKKKYSDQSFTVELENGEEHVVRNGEQGALQVMEWMKAARVSRMYSNEPTLGDIFVQLTGSDLK from the coding sequence ATGGTAAACATTATTGAAGTTCAAAATTTGCAAATGAAGTTTGGGAAAGAAGAAGCATTAAAGAATGTTTCCTTTTCCATTAAAAAAGGAGAGATTTTCGGATTCCTTGGTCCAAGCGGTTCCGGAAAAACGACAACAATAAAAATTTTAACAGCTCAATTAACACAGACAACAGGGCAAGCACTTGTTTTTGATAAACCGGCAAGTGAAATGAATAATGTCCAACAGAAAAAGAAGTTTGGTATTTTAACGGACAACAGCGGACTATATCAACGTCTTTCTATAGAAGAAAACCTATTGCTTTACTGTCGTTTATATAATTTGCCTGAACGTGCGATAGAAGAAGCGCTCATGTTCGTTAACTTACAGAAGGACCGCAAAAAGAAGGTTAATCAGCTTTCAAAAGGGATGATGCAGCGTGTTATTTTAGCACGTACGATTATGCACAAGCCGCCGCTGCTCTTTTTGGATGAACCTACTTCCGCCTTGGATCCGGTAAATGCCCAACATATTTATAACGGGTTGCGCCAGCTAAATGAATTAGGAACGACGATTTTTTTAACAACGCACAATATGGCGGAGGCTGAGCAGCTATGTGACCGGATAGCATTTTTGCACAAAGGGGAAATCCGGGAAATAGATTCACCGGCTGCACTGAAGAAAAAATATAGTGACCAGTCCTTTACAGTGGAACTAGAGAATGGGGAAGAGCATGTTGTCCGTAATGGGGAGCAGGGGGCACTGCAAGTAATGGAGTGGATGAAAGCCGCACGCGTATCGCGTATGTATTCCAACGAACCGACATTAGGGGATATTTTCGTACAACTAACAGGGAGTGATTTAAAATGA
- a CDS encoding ABC transporter permease, whose product MNMSMKRIQAIFVKDYKEFSRNYAVSSVVFMPMVLALFYGRIDTASMDMYFFPINMTFSMVTAYIQACLIAEEKERNTLRGLMMSPASTVDILLGKSLLVFLTTAVILAVSSYLVGYTPNDMITISIALMISAVFYLALGTICGLFTKSIMEASLAVLPVMVIFTFGPLAIHLVESNILVKVVEWLPSTQLLRIAELSQAGKGLSELIGAFSIITMWTVAAVITSIILFKKRTKDE is encoded by the coding sequence ATGAACATGTCAATGAAACGAATTCAAGCCATTTTTGTGAAAGATTATAAAGAGTTTTCACGTAATTATGCGGTATCATCCGTTGTCTTTATGCCGATGGTTTTGGCGTTATTTTATGGACGTATCGATACAGCCTCAATGGATATGTACTTCTTTCCGATCAATATGACATTTTCAATGGTAACGGCCTATATCCAGGCGTGCCTGATTGCTGAAGAAAAAGAGCGGAATACTTTGCGCGGTCTTATGATGTCTCCAGCATCAACAGTTGATATACTTTTAGGAAAAAGCTTGCTCGTATTTTTAACGACAGCAGTTATTTTGGCCGTCTCTTCTTATTTAGTTGGATACACACCGAATGATATGATTACAATTTCTATTGCATTAATGATTTCAGCCGTTTTTTATTTAGCATTAGGAACAATTTGCGGTTTATTCACAAAATCGATTATGGAAGCTTCATTAGCGGTGTTACCGGTTATGGTAATCTTTACATTTGGCCCATTAGCAATTCATTTAGTAGAAAGCAATATACTCGTAAAAGTGGTAGAGTGGTTGCCGAGCACACAGTTGCTGCGAATAGCAGAACTATCACAGGCGGGGAAAGGCCTCTCAGAGTTAATCGGTGCATTTAGCATCATCACAATGTGGACAGTGGCAGCTGTCATCACATCGATTATATTATTTAAGAAACGTACGAAAGATGAGTAG
- a CDS encoding cold-shock protein gives MQQGTVKWFNSEKGFGFIEVEGGNDVFVHFSAIQGEGFKTLDEGQKVEFDVEEGNRGPQATNVTKL, from the coding sequence ATGCAACAAGGTACAGTAAAATGGTTTAACTCAGAAAAAGGTTTCGGTTTCATCGAAGTTGAAGGCGGTAACGATGTATTCGTACACTTCTCAGCTATCCAAGGCGAAGGTTTCAAAACTTTAGACGAAGGTCAAAAAGTTGAATTCGACGTTGAAGAAGGCAACCGTGGCCCACAAGCTACTAACGTTACAAAACTTTAA
- a CDS encoding DNA topoisomerase III, translated as MVKSLVLAEKPSVARDIANVLKCHKKGNGFLEGDKYIVTWALGHLVTLADPESYDEKYKKWDLADLPMLPERLKLTTIKQTSKQYNAVKSQLTRNDVKEIIIATDAGREGELVARWIIERAKVNKPVKRLWISSVTDKAIKEGFANLKPGKAYENLYYAAVARSEADWYIGLNASRALSTKFNAQLNTGRVQTPVVAMVAAREDEIKHFKPQTYYGIEAQTKELKLTWQDQNGNSRSFDKDKIDKIVNTLDKQNAKVVDIERKPKKSFSPGLYDLTELQRDANKLFGYSAKETLNIMQKLYESHKVLTYPRTDSRYLSSDIVSTLPERLKACAVGEYRTLANKVLTKPIKANKSFVDDSKVSDHHAIIPTEEYVNFANFNDKERKIYDLVVKRFLAVLFPAHEYEQLTVQAEIGKEKFIARGKTVITAGWKEVYSNRFDDEEISEDVKEQLLPRLEKGQVLNVSLLAQTSGQTKPPARFTEATILTAMENPAKYMNTQNKALADTLKSTGGLGTVATRADIIDKLFNSFLIEKRGKDIHITSKGRQLLDLVPNELKSPETTAQWEQKLEQIAKGKLKKDVFINEMKQHTKAIVADIKNSDKKFKHDNISTKTCPDCGKPMLEVNGKKGKMLVCQDRECGHRKNVSRVTNARCPQCKKKLELHGQGDGQIFVCKCGYREKLSAFEARRKKEGGGKVDKRSVQKYLKQQEKEAEPINNAFADLLKGMKFDD; from the coding sequence ATGGTTAAAAGCTTAGTATTAGCAGAGAAACCTTCAGTAGCACGCGATATTGCAAATGTGCTGAAGTGTCATAAAAAAGGTAATGGATTTTTAGAAGGAGACAAATATATCGTCACATGGGCGCTAGGGCATTTAGTAACGCTGGCAGATCCGGAGAGCTATGACGAGAAATATAAAAAGTGGGATTTAGCTGATTTACCAATGCTGCCGGAGCGTCTGAAGTTAACAACAATTAAGCAGACGAGCAAACAGTATAATGCGGTAAAATCACAGCTTACACGTAATGATGTCAAAGAAATCATCATTGCAACAGATGCAGGGCGTGAAGGGGAATTGGTTGCACGCTGGATTATTGAACGTGCAAAAGTAAATAAACCGGTTAAGCGTTTATGGATATCATCTGTTACCGATAAAGCAATTAAAGAAGGCTTTGCAAATTTGAAACCAGGTAAAGCATATGAAAACCTGTATTATGCAGCGGTTGCCCGAAGTGAAGCCGACTGGTATATCGGGCTGAACGCAAGTCGCGCATTATCGACGAAGTTCAATGCACAGCTTAATACTGGCCGAGTACAGACGCCGGTTGTCGCAATGGTCGCGGCCCGCGAAGATGAAATTAAGCACTTTAAACCTCAAACGTATTATGGCATTGAAGCCCAAACGAAAGAGCTGAAATTAACTTGGCAAGACCAGAACGGTAATTCGCGCAGTTTCGATAAAGACAAGATCGATAAAATCGTCAATACATTGGATAAGCAAAATGCGAAAGTCGTCGATATTGAACGTAAACCGAAAAAGTCGTTTTCACCAGGGCTTTATGATTTAACTGAATTACAGCGTGATGCCAACAAGCTATTTGGCTATTCGGCAAAAGAAACGCTGAATATTATGCAGAAGCTTTATGAATCACATAAAGTGCTCACATACCCTCGTACAGATTCACGTTATTTATCATCTGATATTGTCAGCACATTACCTGAACGTCTCAAAGCATGTGCTGTTGGGGAATATCGTACTTTAGCAAACAAAGTACTAACAAAGCCGATCAAAGCAAATAAATCGTTTGTTGATGACAGTAAAGTATCGGATCACCATGCCATAATCCCGACTGAAGAATATGTAAACTTTGCAAACTTCAATGATAAAGAGCGCAAAATTTACGATTTAGTCGTAAAGCGTTTCCTTGCGGTACTTTTCCCTGCACATGAGTATGAGCAGTTAACGGTTCAGGCTGAAATCGGGAAAGAGAAATTCATCGCACGTGGTAAAACGGTCATTACTGCAGGATGGAAAGAAGTGTACTCAAATCGTTTCGATGACGAGGAAATTTCAGAGGATGTAAAAGAACAGCTGTTGCCGCGCCTTGAAAAAGGACAAGTGCTGAACGTGTCATTACTGGCCCAAACTTCAGGGCAAACAAAACCGCCAGCACGCTTTACAGAGGCGACGATACTGACAGCGATGGAAAATCCGGCGAAATATATGAACACGCAAAATAAAGCACTTGCTGATACATTGAAATCGACTGGCGGGTTAGGAACGGTTGCGACACGTGCAGATATTATCGATAAACTGTTCAATTCATTCCTTATCGAAAAGCGCGGAAAAGACATTCATATTACGTCAAAAGGGCGTCAACTATTGGATTTAGTGCCGAATGAACTGAAATCACCGGAAACGACAGCGCAGTGGGAACAAAAGCTCGAGCAAATTGCTAAAGGCAAGCTGAAAAAAGATGTTTTCATTAATGAAATGAAACAGCATACGAAAGCAATCGTTGCCGATATTAAAAACAGCGATAAAAAGTTCAAGCACGATAATATTTCAACGAAGACCTGTCCTGATTGCGGAAAGCCGATGCTTGAAGTAAACGGGAAAAAAGGTAAAATGCTCGTATGTCAGGACCGTGAATGTGGCCACCGCAAAAACGTATCACGCGTAACGAATGCACGCTGCCCGCAATGTAAGAAAAAGCTGGAACTGCACGGACAAGGTGATGGCCAGATTTTCGTATGTAAATGCGGTTACCGCGAAAAACTGTCCGCATTTGAAGCGCGCCGTAAAAAAGAAGGCGGCGGTAAAGTCGATAAACGCAGTGTTCAAAAATATTTGAAGCAGCAAGAAAAAGAAGCCGAGCCAATTAATAACGCATTTGCGGATTTATTAAAAGGCATGAAGTTTGATGATTAA
- a CDS encoding DUF2334 domain-containing protein: MKKKLKRNEIWVYIILICFFTILQNPSVLAAKEIEEPKVLVIYTTKDGELNHEQRYLDLLISHFTSDIQFMNSDNVKKSDLTTTTHLVYFGQTAKLLPAELTKMMEEYEGTILAIGYNSEQLGSRFAFVKPLNKVTINQLQKKTTDKTLDIPEINAVEIEVSDGTEVLINGSMRGEERSYPIMVGKRESYYYGFDNIDSSRATLFAESLHDVFNIEHDEIYPGYIRLEDVHPLTDPKPLKEIALMLKEKNIPYMVAVIPIYINPITGKRTTFADSPELLKVLKQIQKDGGSIILHGYTHQYRASETGEGFEFWDVENNSPIYFPEHEKFKLKELEDFSTRDEYIAYINELKVYEREYTETKINKGIDELAKYGLYPLAFEAPHYTMSQYGYEILSGYFSTYVGQVQISDKDWEIMSDAPYITSPSFLHGMNLLPETMGYIDPDDENAIQNLMGKRERIRVARDGILSAFYHPYLGSEKFKELLNELDQLTNVSWIDLKKTNVWVNGKNVSIHTENGEIITDVNRYKIIYSSWDALIYYIGQIVSLVAWILVGIGSIAVCMFIMFTFHFIKKNKQIEG; this comes from the coding sequence ATGAAAAAAAAATTAAAGAGGAATGAAATATGGGTTTATATTATTTTGATATGTTTCTTCACAATATTGCAAAATCCTTCAGTATTGGCTGCTAAAGAAATTGAAGAGCCTAAAGTATTGGTTATATATACAACAAAAGATGGTGAATTGAACCATGAGCAACGGTATCTAGATTTATTAATTAGTCATTTTACATCAGATATCCAATTTATGAATAGCGATAATGTAAAAAAAAGTGATTTAACAACAACAACCCATTTAGTCTATTTTGGCCAAACTGCAAAACTTTTGCCTGCTGAATTGACAAAGATGATGGAAGAATATGAAGGGACAATCTTGGCGATTGGTTATAACTCTGAGCAATTAGGAAGTAGATTTGCATTTGTTAAACCATTAAATAAAGTTACTATCAACCAACTTCAAAAGAAAACTACTGATAAAACCTTAGATATTCCAGAAATAAATGCCGTCGAGATAGAGGTAAGTGATGGGACAGAAGTTCTTATTAATGGAAGCATGAGAGGCGAAGAAAGAAGTTACCCCATAATGGTGGGAAAAAGAGAAAGCTATTATTATGGATTTGATAATATTGATTCGAGTCGCGCTACGCTTTTTGCTGAATCGCTCCATGACGTTTTTAACATTGAACATGACGAGATTTATCCTGGATATATCAGATTGGAAGATGTTCATCCATTAACGGATCCCAAGCCGCTGAAAGAAATCGCCCTTATGCTTAAAGAAAAAAATATACCTTATATGGTTGCAGTAATACCGATTTATATAAATCCGATTACTGGAAAGAGAACTACTTTTGCAGATTCTCCAGAACTGTTAAAAGTTTTAAAGCAAATCCAAAAAGATGGCGGCAGTATTATATTACATGGATATACTCATCAGTATAGGGCATCTGAGACCGGTGAAGGGTTTGAATTTTGGGATGTCGAGAATAACTCACCGATTTATTTCCCCGAACATGAGAAATTTAAGCTAAAAGAATTAGAGGATTTCTCTACACGAGATGAATATATAGCTTATATAAATGAATTAAAAGTATATGAAAGAGAATATACAGAAACAAAAATAAACAAGGGGATTGATGAACTTGCGAAATACGGATTATACCCTTTGGCATTTGAAGCTCCGCATTACACTATGTCCCAATATGGTTACGAAATATTATCGGGGTATTTTTCCACGTATGTGGGTCAGGTACAAATAAGTGATAAAGATTGGGAAATAATGAGTGATGCCCCCTACATTACCTCTCCATCATTTTTGCATGGGATGAATTTACTTCCGGAAACGATGGGTTATATCGATCCTGATGATGAGAATGCTATACAGAATTTGATGGGTAAAAGAGAAAGAATTAGAGTGGCTCGTGATGGGATATTATCGGCTTTCTATCATCCTTATTTAGGTTCAGAGAAGTTTAAGGAATTACTGAATGAGTTAGATCAATTAACAAATGTTTCTTGGATTGATTTGAAGAAAACAAATGTATGGGTAAATGGAAAAAACGTTTCGATTCATACAGAAAATGGTGAAATAATTACAGATGTTAATCGTTATAAAATTATCTATTCTTCATGGGATGCACTTATTTATTATATTGGTCAAATAGTTAGTTTGGTAGCATGGATTTTAGTCGGTATCGGCAGTATTGCAGTGTGTATGTTTATTATGTTTACTTTCCACTTTATAAAGAAAAATAAACAAATAGAAGGGTGA
- a CDS encoding glycosyltransferase, with the protein MADFFLYISIFLIWIMLIYHAFLMLGGYLHSLKYREFKRTLKVSKKAYPKVSILIPAHNEEIVIEDTIQSMLKINYPKEKLEVIIINDNSTDQTGAIIDRYEKEFSYIRAVHTIPPYAGKGKSGALNQGFKYSTGDIIVVYDADNTPEPDAILNLALGLLKDEKAGAIVGKFRVINANKNLLTRLINIETLTFQWLAQAGRWFWFKMTTIPGTNFAIRRSILEELGGWDENALSEDTELSIRVYNLGYYIRFFPEAVTWEQEPEKIRVWWRQRTRWARGNLYVILKYLFQIHKLKNKKVVIDIFYFLFTYFLFFSGAMISHIIFVVNLIYDLKLSIGIVSYALLITGFLLFVTEVCLALSMEKKQYTTKNFLIVLLMYFTYSQLWILLVVQAVLLETKRILLKQEVKWYKTQRFKQPEEKGNSA; encoded by the coding sequence ATAGCGGATTTCTTTCTTTATATTTCTATTTTTTTGATTTGGATTATGCTGATTTATCATGCTTTCTTGATGTTAGGAGGATATTTACACTCATTAAAATATAGGGAGTTTAAAAGGACGCTTAAGGTTTCTAAAAAAGCTTATCCTAAGGTTAGTATTCTCATTCCCGCTCACAATGAAGAAATCGTTATAGAAGATACTATTCAATCGATGCTGAAGATTAACTATCCAAAAGAAAAACTAGAAGTAATTATTATTAACGATAATTCTACTGACCAAACTGGTGCCATTATTGACCGGTATGAAAAGGAATTTTCTTATATCCGAGCTGTCCATACAATTCCTCCATATGCCGGTAAAGGTAAATCTGGTGCATTAAATCAAGGATTTAAATACTCGACTGGAGACATTATTGTTGTATATGATGCCGATAATACACCTGAACCGGATGCTATACTTAATTTGGCATTAGGGTTGTTAAAAGATGAAAAAGCAGGTGCTATAGTAGGAAAGTTCCGCGTAATAAATGCAAATAAAAATCTTTTAACAAGACTAATAAATATAGAAACTTTAACATTTCAATGGTTAGCTCAAGCAGGCAGATGGTTTTGGTTCAAAATGACAACTATTCCCGGCACGAATTTTGCGATACGCCGATCCATATTGGAGGAGCTGGGAGGGTGGGATGAAAATGCCTTATCAGAAGACACAGAACTGAGTATTAGAGTTTATAACCTCGGTTATTATATTCGTTTCTTTCCAGAAGCCGTTACTTGGGAACAAGAACCGGAAAAAATCCGTGTATGGTGGCGACAACGGACAAGATGGGCGAGGGGAAATTTATATGTTATTTTAAAGTATCTTTTTCAAATTCATAAATTAAAGAATAAAAAAGTTGTTATTGATATCTTTTATTTCTTGTTTACTTATTTTTTGTTTTTCAGCGGGGCTATGATTTCTCACATTATTTTTGTCGTAAATCTTATATATGATTTGAAGCTGTCCATTGGGATAGTTTCATATGCATTATTAATAACGGGCTTTCTACTATTTGTAACAGAAGTTTGCTTGGCGTTGAGCATGGAGAAGAAACAATATACCACCAAAAATTTCCTTATTGTATTACTAATGTATTTCACATACTCCCAATTATGGATATTACTTGTTGTTCAAGCCGTATTACTTGAAACCAAACGGATATTACTAAAACAGGAGGTAAAATGGTATAAAACGCAGCGATTCAAACAACCAGAAGAAAAAGGAAATTCCGCTTAG
- a CDS encoding SET domain-containing protein, whose amino-acid sequence MMHPDTEIQFVSEQVGVGVFATKLIPKGSIVWIKDDLDLMLTEEFIESLGNLQKADIYKYAYVESDGIYVLHWDHAKYMNHSFNPNCVDTAYNFQLAAKDILPGEQLTCDYGALGLIEEFECIPEEGTTRTKVTANDYLIYYKDWDEIARETFKYFHAVEQPLKYLVANEYVDKVNAVANGEAPMDSILTLFIDKIERT is encoded by the coding sequence ATGATGCACCCGGATACTGAAATTCAATTTGTCAGTGAGCAGGTAGGCGTTGGCGTCTTTGCAACAAAATTAATCCCAAAAGGGTCGATTGTCTGGATTAAAGATGACCTTGACCTCATGCTGACAGAGGAGTTTATCGAAAGCCTCGGTAATCTACAAAAAGCGGATATCTACAAATATGCCTATGTAGAATCTGACGGCATCTATGTCCTTCATTGGGATCATGCCAAATATATGAATCACAGCTTCAATCCTAATTGTGTCGATACAGCTTATAATTTTCAATTGGCTGCCAAAGACATCCTGCCTGGCGAGCAATTGACTTGTGATTACGGAGCTTTGGGTCTTATTGAAGAATTTGAGTGCATCCCCGAGGAAGGCACAACAAGAACAAAAGTAACGGCAAATGACTATTTAATCTACTATAAAGATTGGGATGAGATTGCAAGGGAAACATTCAAATATTTTCATGCAGTAGAGCAGCCGTTAAAATATTTAGTCGCCAACGAATATGTTGATAAAGTGAATGCTGTTGCGAATGGAGAGGCCCCAATGGATTCCATTCTTACGCTTTTTATTGATAAAATCGAAAGAACTTAA